One Streptomyces sp. NBC_00102 DNA segment encodes these proteins:
- a CDS encoding sirohydrochlorin chelatase: MQRTRYSARPTGHTPEEAHGAPALVAVAHGSRDPQAVRTVTRLLDRVREMRPGLDVRLGHIELNAPLLPQTLAELSGGSAVLVPLLLGRGYHVKQDLPAFAAAAPAVRTLLAAPLGPHPLLVEALYGRLVEAGWTDGRGNAQGGPGRGDAVVLAAAGSRDPESAADTRRTARLLGERLGGVPVVPAYASAATPTVPVAVRALAARGYHRIAVASYFTAHGRFATAAADAAPGIAAAPLGDHPAMARLLLHRYDQARAGAVPAGEPLLASA, from the coding sequence ATGCAGCGCACCCGGTACTCCGCCCGCCCCACGGGCCACACCCCCGAAGAGGCCCACGGCGCCCCGGCCCTGGTCGCCGTGGCGCACGGCAGCCGGGACCCGCAGGCGGTCCGGACGGTGACGCGACTGCTCGACCGCGTACGGGAGATGCGCCCCGGCCTCGACGTGCGCCTCGGCCACATCGAGCTGAACGCACCACTGCTGCCGCAGACGCTCGCGGAGCTCTCGGGCGGCTCCGCCGTGCTCGTACCGCTGCTGCTCGGCCGGGGCTACCACGTCAAGCAGGACCTGCCCGCGTTCGCCGCCGCCGCACCCGCCGTCCGTACCCTTCTCGCCGCCCCGCTCGGACCCCACCCGCTGCTGGTGGAGGCCCTGTACGGGCGGCTCGTCGAGGCCGGCTGGACCGACGGACGTGGGAACGCGCAGGGCGGGCCGGGACGCGGGGACGCCGTGGTGCTGGCCGCCGCCGGTTCGCGCGACCCCGAGTCCGCCGCCGACACCCGGCGCACCGCCCGCCTCCTCGGCGAGCGTCTCGGCGGGGTGCCGGTGGTGCCCGCGTACGCCTCCGCCGCCACGCCCACCGTGCCCGTCGCGGTCCGCGCACTCGCCGCCCGCGGGTACCACCGCATCGCCGTGGCCTCGTACTTCACCGCCCACGGCCGCTTCGCGACGGCGGCGGCGGACGCCGCCCCGGGCATCGCGGCGGCCCCGCTCGGCGACCACCCCGCGATGGCCCGGCTGCTGTTGCACCGCTACGACCAGGCGCGCGCGGGTGCGGTTCCGGCCGGCGAGCCACTGCTCGCGTCGGCCTGA